Proteins encoded in a region of the Orcinus orca chromosome X, mOrcOrc1.1, whole genome shotgun sequence genome:
- the SPIN4 gene encoding spindlin-4 → MSPPTVPPMGVDGVSAYLMKKRHTHRKQRRKPTFLTRRNIVGCRIQHGWKEGNEPVEQWKGTVLEQVSVKPTLYIIKYDGKDSVYGLELHRDKRVLALEILPERVPTPRIDSRLADSLIGKAVGHVFEGEHGTKDEWKGMVLARAPVMDTWFYITYEKDPVLYMYTLLDDYKAGDLRIIPDSNYYFPTAEREPGEVVDSLVGKQVEHAKDDGSKRTGIFIHQVVAKPSVYFIKFDDDIHIYVYGLVKNP, encoded by the coding sequence ATGTCGCCCCCAACAGTGCCTCCGATGGGCGTAGATGGTGTGTCCGCATACCTGATGAAGAAAAGGCACACCCACAGGAAACAGCGGCGCAAGCCCACTTTCCTCACCCGTAGGAACATTGTGGGCTGTCGCATTCAACACGGCTGGAAGGAAGGCAACGAGCCTGTGGAGCAGTGGAAGGGCACCGTGCTTGAGCAGGTTTCCGTGAAGCCCACTCTCTATATCATCAAATATGATGGCAAAGATAGTGTGTATGGACTAGAACTGCACCGAGATAAGAGAGTTTTAGCGCTAGAGATCCTGCCTGAGAGAGTGCCAACTCCTCGCATTGATTCGCGCCTGGCAGATTCCCTGATTGGCAAGGCAGTGGGTCATGTGTTTGAGGGTGAGCACGGTACGAAAGATGAATGGAAGGGCATGGTCCTGGCGCGAGCCCCCGTGATGGACACTTGGTTTTACATCACCTACGAGAAAGATCCAGTCCTTTATATGTACACGCTGCTGGATGACTACAAAGCTGGTGACCTGCGCATCATTCCAGATTCCAACTACTATTTCCCTACAGCAGAACGGGAGCCTGGAGAAGTTGTCGACAGCCTTGTGGGCAAGCAGGTGGAGCACGCCAAAGATGATGGGTCCAAGAGAACCGGCATTTTCATCCATCAAGTGGTGGCCAAGCCATCTGTCTACTTCATTAAGTTTGATGATGATATTCACATTTATGTCTATGGTTTGGTGAAAAACCCCTAA